A part of Rhinoderma darwinii isolate aRhiDar2 chromosome 1, aRhiDar2.hap1, whole genome shotgun sequence genomic DNA contains:
- the LOC142647696 gene encoding cold-inducible RNA-binding protein B isoform X1 yields the protein MSSDEGKLFIGGLSFDTDEQNLEQVFSKYGPISEVVVVKDRETKRSRGFGFVTFESPDDAKDAMQAMNGKSVDGRQIRVDQAGKSSGDRRGGYRGGSSGGRGFFRGGRGRGGGDRGYGGSSRFDSRSGGYGSSGGSRDYYGSGRSQGSYGDRSGGSYRDSYDSYATHNE from the exons ATGTCTTCGGATGAAGGAAAGCTTTTTATAGGTGGTCTGAGCTTTGACACCGATGAACAGAACCTGGAACAAGTGTTCAGCAAATATGGACCGATTTCTGAAG TGGTGGTGGTAAAAGATCGTGAAACAAAGAGGTCAAGAGGATTTGGCTTTGTTACATTTGAAAGTCCAGATGATGCAAAGGATGCCATGCAAGCAATGAATGGGAAA TCTGTGGATGGGCGTCAGATACGTGTTGACCAGGCTGGCAAATCCTCTGGAGACAGAAGAGGGGGTTACAGAGGAGGTTCTTCTGGTGGCAGAGGTTTCTTCCGTGGCGGTAGGGGTCGTG GTGGAGGAGACAGAGGCTATGGTGGCAGCAGCCGTTTTGATAGCAGGAGTGGAGGATATGGCAGCAGTGGTGGATCCCGGGACTACTATGGAAG TGGTAGGAGTCAAGGTAGTTACGGTGATAGGTCTGGTGGCTCATACAGAGACAGCTATGACAGTTATG CTACACACAACGAGTAA
- the LOC142647696 gene encoding cold-inducible RNA-binding protein B isoform X2: MSSDEGKLFIGGLSFDTDEQNLEQVFSKYGPISEVVVVKDRETKRSRGFGFVTFESPDDAKDAMQAMNGKSVDGRQIRVDQAGKSSGDRRGGYRGGSSGGRGFFRGGGGDRGYGGSSRFDSRSGGYGSSGGSRDYYGSGRSQGSYGDRSGGSYRDSYDSYATHNE, translated from the exons ATGTCTTCGGATGAAGGAAAGCTTTTTATAGGTGGTCTGAGCTTTGACACCGATGAACAGAACCTGGAACAAGTGTTCAGCAAATATGGACCGATTTCTGAAG TGGTGGTGGTAAAAGATCGTGAAACAAAGAGGTCAAGAGGATTTGGCTTTGTTACATTTGAAAGTCCAGATGATGCAAAGGATGCCATGCAAGCAATGAATGGGAAA TCTGTGGATGGGCGTCAGATACGTGTTGACCAGGCTGGCAAATCCTCTGGAGACAGAAGAGGGGGTTACAGAGGAGGTTCTTCTGGTGGCAGAGGTTTCTTCCGTGGCG GTGGAGGAGACAGAGGCTATGGTGGCAGCAGCCGTTTTGATAGCAGGAGTGGAGGATATGGCAGCAGTGGTGGATCCCGGGACTACTATGGAAG TGGTAGGAGTCAAGGTAGTTACGGTGATAGGTCTGGTGGCTCATACAGAGACAGCTATGACAGTTATG CTACACACAACGAGTAA
- the LOC142647696 gene encoding cold-inducible RNA-binding protein B isoform X3, with protein sequence MSSDEGKLFIGGLSFDTDEQNLEQVFSKYGPISEVVVVKDRETKRSRGFGFVTFESPDDAKDAMQAMNGKSVDGRQIRVDQAGKSSGDRRGGYRGGSSGGRGFFRGGRGRGGGDRGYGGSSRFDSRSGGYGSSGGSRDYYGSGRSQGSYGDRSGGSYRDSYDSYD encoded by the exons ATGTCTTCGGATGAAGGAAAGCTTTTTATAGGTGGTCTGAGCTTTGACACCGATGAACAGAACCTGGAACAAGTGTTCAGCAAATATGGACCGATTTCTGAAG TGGTGGTGGTAAAAGATCGTGAAACAAAGAGGTCAAGAGGATTTGGCTTTGTTACATTTGAAAGTCCAGATGATGCAAAGGATGCCATGCAAGCAATGAATGGGAAA TCTGTGGATGGGCGTCAGATACGTGTTGACCAGGCTGGCAAATCCTCTGGAGACAGAAGAGGGGGTTACAGAGGAGGTTCTTCTGGTGGCAGAGGTTTCTTCCGTGGCGGTAGGGGTCGTG GTGGAGGAGACAGAGGCTATGGTGGCAGCAGCCGTTTTGATAGCAGGAGTGGAGGATATGGCAGCAGTGGTGGATCCCGGGACTACTATGGAAG TGGTAGGAGTCAAGGTAGTTACGGTGATAGGTCTGGTGGCTCATACAGAGACAGCTATGACAGTTATG